From one Pseudomonas sp. S35 genomic stretch:
- the rplN gene encoding 50S ribosomal protein L14 produces MIQTQSMLDVADNSGARRVMCIKVLGGSHRRYAGIGDIIKVTVKEAIPRGKVKKGQVMTAVVVRTRHGVRRADGSIIRFDGNAAVLLNNKQEPIGTRIFGPVTRELRTEKFMKIVSLAPEVL; encoded by the coding sequence ATGATTCAGACTCAATCCATGCTCGATGTGGCCGATAACAGCGGCGCTCGCCGTGTTATGTGCATCAAGGTGCTGGGTGGCTCCCATCGTCGTTACGCTGGTATCGGTGACATCATCAAAGTTACCGTCAAGGAAGCAATTCCTCGCGGTAAAGTGAAAAAAGGCCAAGTGATGACTGCTGTTGTAGTCCGCACTCGTCACGGCGTACGTCGTGCTGATGGCTCCATTATCCGCTTTGATGGCAACGCTGCTGTTCTTCTGAACAACAAGCAAGAGCCGATCGGCACCCGTATCTTTGGGCCAGTGACCCGTGAACTTCGTACTGAGAAGTTCATGAAGATCGTCTCGCTCGCCCCAGAAGTGCTGTAA
- the rpsQ gene encoding 30S ribosomal protein S17, producing the protein MAEAEKTVRTLTGRVVSDKMDKTITVLIERRVKHPIYGKYVKRSTKLHAHDETNQCHIGDKVTIRETRPLAKTKSWALVDVLERAVEV; encoded by the coding sequence ATGGCTGAAGCCGAAAAGACTGTCCGTACGCTGACTGGCCGTGTTGTCAGCGACAAGATGGACAAAACCATCACCGTTTTGATCGAGCGTCGCGTTAAGCACCCGATCTACGGTAAATATGTTAAGCGTTCGACTAAGCTGCACGCGCACGACGAAACCAATCAGTGCCACATCGGCGACAAAGTCACTATTCGTGAAACTCGTCCGCTGGCCAAGACCAAGTCTTGGGCACTGGTTGATGTTCTCGAACGCGCTGTGGAAGTCTAA
- the rpmC gene encoding 50S ribosomal protein L29, whose protein sequence is MKANELREKSAQQLNEQLLGLLRDQFNLRMQKATGQLGQSHLLSQVKRDIARVKTVLNQQAGK, encoded by the coding sequence ATGAAAGCGAATGAACTTCGTGAAAAATCCGCACAGCAGCTGAACGAGCAACTGCTCGGCTTGCTGCGCGACCAGTTCAATCTGCGTATGCAGAAAGCAACTGGCCAGTTGGGGCAGTCTCATCTGCTCTCGCAAGTTAAGCGTGACATCGCTCGCGTGAAGACTGTGCTCAACCAGCAGGCAGGTAAGTGA
- the rplP gene encoding 50S ribosomal protein L16, with product MLQPKRTKFRKQMTGHNRGLAQRGSKVSFGEFALKSVARGRLTARQIESARRALTRHVKRGGKIWIRVFPDKPISKKPLEVRMGKGKGNVEYWVAQIQPGKVLYEIEGVTEELAREAFALAAAKLPLATAFVKRTVM from the coding sequence ATGTTGCAACCTAAGCGTACGAAGTTCCGCAAGCAGATGACAGGCCACAACCGTGGTCTGGCTCAGCGCGGTAGCAAAGTCAGCTTCGGCGAGTTCGCGCTGAAGTCTGTAGCTCGTGGTCGTCTCACCGCTCGTCAGATCGAGTCAGCGCGTCGTGCACTGACCCGTCACGTTAAACGTGGCGGCAAGATCTGGATCCGTGTATTCCCGGACAAGCCGATCTCCAAAAAACCTCTCGAGGTTCGGATGGGTAAAGGTAAGGGTAACGTGGAATACTGGGTAGCCCAGATTCAGCCAGGCAAAGTCCTGTATGAAATCGAGGGTGTAACTGAAGAGCTGGCGCGTGAGGCTTTTGCCCTGGCTGCTGCAAAGCTGCCGCTCGCCACCGCCTTTGTTAAACGGACGGTGATGTGA
- the rpsC gene encoding 30S ribosomal protein S3, with amino-acid sequence MGQKVHPIGIRLGIVKEHTSVWYADGRTYADYLFADLKVREYLQDKLKSASVSRIDIHRPAQTARITIHTARPGIVIGKKGEDVEKLRQDLTKQMGVPVHINIEEIRKPELDGMLVAQSVAQQLERRVMFRRAMKRAVQNAMRIGAKGIKIQVSGRLGGAEIARTEWYREGRVPLHTLRADIDYANYEAHTTYGVIGVKVWIFKGEVIGGRQEELKPQAPAPRKKAAK; translated from the coding sequence ATGGGTCAGAAAGTACATCCCATTGGCATTCGCCTGGGAATCGTCAAGGAGCACACCTCCGTCTGGTACGCAGACGGTCGGACTTATGCGGACTATTTGTTCGCTGATCTGAAGGTGCGTGAGTATCTCCAAGACAAACTAAAAAGCGCGTCCGTAAGCCGTATCGATATCCATCGTCCGGCCCAAACTGCACGTATCACCATCCACACCGCTCGTCCAGGTATCGTTATCGGGAAGAAAGGTGAAGATGTTGAGAAACTGCGTCAGGACCTGACCAAGCAAATGGGTGTGCCTGTGCACATCAATATCGAAGAGATCCGCAAGCCGGAGCTCGACGGTATGCTGGTTGCGCAGAGCGTAGCTCAGCAGCTGGAGCGTCGCGTAATGTTCCGTCGCGCTATGAAGCGCGCCGTACAGAACGCCATGCGCATTGGTGCCAAAGGCATCAAAATCCAAGTGAGCGGTCGTCTCGGCGGTGCTGAAATCGCACGTACTGAATGGTATCGCGAAGGTCGTGTGCCATTGCACACCCTGCGTGCCGACATCGACTATGCCAACTACGAAGCTCACACCACTTACGGTGTGATCGGTGTAAAGGTTTGGATCTTCAAGGGCGAAGTAATTGGTGGTCGCCAAGAAGAACTGAAACCACAAGCACCAGCGCCTCGTAAAAAAGCTGCTAAGTAA